Genomic window (Methanobrevibacter sp.):
TGAAAGTGTTTATGAAATAATCATCTTCAATTTTAATTAATTCGTGAGTATTCATTTTATCCTTCCATAAACTATTTAATCATTAATATTTATAGTATTAATGTTATTTAAAAATTAGGTGATAAAATGAAAGTCGCAATAATCAAAACCGATAAAGGGGATATTGAACTTGAATTATTCCCAAATGAAGCACCTGGAACTGTAGCAAACTTTGAAAAACTAATCAAAGAAGGATTTTATGACGGATTAACTTTCCACAGAGTCATCCCCAACTTTGTAATTCAAGGAGGATGTCCTGTTGGAAACGGTACTGGCGGACCTGGTTACACTATCAAATGTGAAACTGAAGGAAACCCTCACAGACACGGAACCGGTGCATTATCCATGGCACACGCTGGAAAAGATACTGGTGGAAGCCAATTCTTTATTACCCACTGCCCACAACCACACTTAGACGGAGTACACACCGTATTCGGTCAAGTTATCAAAGGTCAGGATGTTGTTGACGCCATTAAACAAGGCGATAAAATGAACAAAGTGACCGTAGAAGAAAGATAAACTTATCTTTCTCATTTTTATTTTACCAACATATTTTCAAAAAAGTTATTTCAAGAATTTAGAAAAATTTAATGCTGATTTTCACTACTTTTGATTTAATCCTTAAAGTTTTTAAAAACAGATTTGCAGACCTCACCTCAGAATTATAAAAACAGTTCCACCTATGATGAATATAATATGATAACGGTGCTGCCAAATAATACTTTCAGATATCAGATGTGAAAGGGATTAACATCAAATCAGAGTTTTCACTAAAACATAACCTCCTGCATCAACAATCATTGTAGGATATCGATATTCTGCAGTTATCCTTATTTTAGCTTATCCATTAAGCCCGATTTTCTTGCATAATGAAACATGTATAATTGAACATAACCTGCATTATTGCCAAATTCTTCCATTCCAAATTCCCTTACCTTAGAAACACTAATATCTGCACCGTCAAAGTACAAATATGATACAATACGTTTTATCCATACATCTGATGGAAACGCTTCCCTAAAGTTAAATCCATAAAGCAATATGCAATCGGCTACCTTTGGGCCTACACCCGGAACTTTTATGATGGTTTCAAATGCCTCGTCATAACTCATTTTCGGAATTTCTGAAAGGTCAATTTCAAGTGTAAAAAGTTCAGTTGCTTTTCTGATATATGGTGCCCTATATCCAACACCGCACTCTTTTAAATTGTTTTTACACTTGCAAATATCATCTGCATCTGTCAAGCCATATTCTTCATCATCATCTAAGAAGACCTTTTGAAGAGTTGAAATATCTGGAAACGTGTAAAATCCATTATATTCGCAACCCCATTTCTGTTTAATATCTGAAATTGACTTTGTCCAGCGTTTTATAGAATTATTTGCAGAACAAATCGAAGAAATAACACATTCAAATGGATTCGGGGCTAAAAATAGTCTTAAACCATTGCAAAACTCAGACATTTCAGCCAGTTCTGCATGATTTGATAAATATTTATAAAATTTATTTAAGTCAAAATTTAAATCATATACATGATTCAAACAGGAGATGGCGTCTTTTTGGGATATATCTCCAGCATAGTTAAAATCTAGAAATTCATCTGATTGTTTAACATCAAAAATAACAGGTTCGTTATTAACTAAAATAACTTCACTGTAGGAATCGTTCACTTTCTTCCAGGCAGGCTGTGATGTTTGGCCCGAAATTTGGGTTAATTCTAAATCGATTGGAGAATTTATTATCATAAACGAACAGCAACATTATTTTCTTTTAAGTATTCTTTTACTTCGCCGATGGAATACTGATTAAAGTGGAATATACTGGCTGCAAGTGCTGCACTAACATCAGTTTTTTCAAATACTTCAAGAATATCTTTTGGTTCACCAACACCGCCACTTGCAATAATCGGAATATCAACAGCGTCGTTAATAGCTTTATTTAAGTCTATATCATATCCATTTTGAGTTCCATCCCCATCCATACTTGTCAAAAGGATTTCACCAGCACCTAACTCCTGACATCTCTGTGCCCACTGAATTGCGTCAATGCCTGTAAACTCACGTCCGCCATAAATGCTTGAATCAAACCAGCAAAAACCCTTATCGGTTTCGACAACAGTTTTGTCAGGCACATCATCCGGATGTGAAACATATCTTCTTTTTGCATCAATTCCAATAACAACTGCCTGTGATCCGACAACTTTTGAAGCTTCTGTTAACAGTTCAGGATTTTTGATAGCTGCAGTGTTGGTGGAGCATTTATCGGCTCCTGCCCTAAGCATTTTAATATAATCTTCAACGCGTCTGATTCCACCGCCTACACAAATAGGCATGAATACATTTTCAGTCAATCTGTCAATAACATCCGCCATTGTAGCGCGCCTTTCATGTGATGCTGTAATGTCCAATACAACAATTTCATCAGCACCTTCCTCATAGTATCTTGTTGCAAGATCTACCGGGTTTCCGGCATATTTAATCTCTTTAAACTCAACGCCTTTTACAACCCTGCCTTCCGGAACTTGCAGGTCACAATCCAGACAGGGAATAATTCTTTTAGTTAACATTTTATCAAAAAAAAAAAAGATGTATTGTTTTTAAAAAAAAAAACAATATTAAGCTGAATATCTTAAAACGAAACATAAAATAGCTATAATAACTGTAGCTACAACAACATGTTCAGGAGAAAGTTTTGGTCCGAGACTTTCTTCATCAAAGTATCTTACTAAACCTGCACCTGTTTGAGGCATAGAAATCTTATCATTTTTTTTACCCATAATAATCTCCCATAATAATTAATAAATAATAATGCTTATACTTATTTTCTTTATAGTATATAAGTTTTAAATTTTTTCTTTCTTTATTACTTGAATATCACTGATTTTCGTATCAGGATATTGTCCATTTTCATCTTTTTCAACTGCTTTAACCATATCCCATACAGTGAGTAATGCCACACTTACACCAGTAATGGCTTCCATTTCAACACCGGTTTTGCCCAATGTGTTTACTGCACATGTAGCA
Coding sequences:
- a CDS encoding peptidylprolyl isomerase, whose protein sequence is MKVAIIKTDKGDIELELFPNEAPGTVANFEKLIKEGFYDGLTFHRVIPNFVIQGGCPVGNGTGGPGYTIKCETEGNPHRHGTGALSMAHAGKDTGGSQFFITHCPQPHLDGVHTVFGQVIKGQDVVDAIKQGDKMNKVTVEER
- a CDS encoding DNA glycosylase, whose amino-acid sequence is MIINSPIDLELTQISGQTSQPAWKKVNDSYSEVILVNNEPVIFDVKQSDEFLDFNYAGDISQKDAISCLNHVYDLNFDLNKFYKYLSNHAELAEMSEFCNGLRLFLAPNPFECVISSICSANNSIKRWTKSISDIKQKWGCEYNGFYTFPDISTLQKVFLDDDEEYGLTDADDICKCKNNLKECGVGYRAPYIRKATELFTLEIDLSEIPKMSYDEAFETIIKVPGVGPKVADCILLYGFNFREAFPSDVWIKRIVSYLYFDGADISVSKVREFGMEEFGNNAGYVQLYMFHYARKSGLMDKLK
- the hisF gene encoding imidazole glycerol phosphate synthase subunit HisF; amino-acid sequence: MLTKRIIPCLDCDLQVPEGRVVKGVEFKEIKYAGNPVDLATRYYEEGADEIVVLDITASHERRATMADVIDRLTENVFMPICVGGGIRRVEDYIKMLRAGADKCSTNTAAIKNPELLTEASKVVGSQAVVIGIDAKRRYVSHPDDVPDKTVVETDKGFCWFDSSIYGGREFTGIDAIQWAQRCQELGAGEILLTSMDGDGTQNGYDIDLNKAINDAVDIPIIASGGVGEPKDILEVFEKTDVSAALAASIFHFNQYSIGEVKEYLKENNVAVRL
- a CDS encoding preprotein translocase subunit Sec61beta is translated as MGKKNDKISMPQTGAGLVRYFDEESLGPKLSPEHVVVATVIIAILCFVLRYSA